In Asanoa sp. WMMD1127, one genomic interval encodes:
- a CDS encoding SigE family RNA polymerase sigma factor yields MSGFDGFREFVQAHTGAWSRLAFVLAGSHPAAEDLLQTALLKTAKRWSRIRRYDQPEAYVRRAIYHAAVSQWRRRDEWPVAAVPEQAVADDRIDGLARRMTVDAALARLTPRQRAVLVLRFYEDRSVAEAADILGVTAGTVKSQTAYALERLRVLAPHLVELTIEEAGR; encoded by the coding sequence GTGAGCGGCTTCGACGGGTTCCGCGAGTTCGTGCAGGCGCATACCGGCGCGTGGTCCCGGCTGGCGTTCGTGCTCGCCGGCAGCCACCCGGCGGCCGAGGACCTGTTGCAGACGGCGCTGCTCAAGACGGCCAAGCGATGGAGCCGGATCCGGCGCTACGACCAACCCGAGGCGTACGTGCGCCGCGCGATCTACCACGCCGCCGTCTCACAGTGGCGGCGGCGCGACGAGTGGCCGGTCGCCGCCGTGCCGGAACAGGCGGTGGCCGACGACCGGATCGACGGGCTGGCCCGGCGGATGACCGTCGACGCGGCGCTGGCCCGGCTCACCCCGCGGCAGCGGGCGGTCCTGGTGCTGCGCTTCTACGAGGACCGGTCGGTGGCCGAGGCCGCCGACATCCTCGGCGTGACCGCCGGGACCGTGAAGAGCCAGACGGCGTACGCCCTCGAACGGTTGCGGGTCCTCGCGCCGCACCTGGTCGAGCTGACGATCGAGGAGGCCGGGCGATGA
- the orn gene encoding oligoribonuclease: MADLLVWIDCEMTGLDLGKDALIEVAALVTDPNLQVLGEGVDLVIHASDAQLDGMPDVVREMHAKSGLTEEVRRSTVTLEQAEDQLLDYIRTYVKDPRTAPLCGNSIATDRGFLARDMPRLDAHLHYRMIDVSSIKELCRRWYPRVYFGQPAKGLAHRALADIRESIRELEYYRRTIFVPLPGPDVESAKAIAAEL, translated from the coding sequence GTGGCTGATCTTCTGGTCTGGATCGACTGTGAGATGACCGGTCTCGACCTCGGCAAGGACGCGCTGATCGAGGTCGCGGCGCTGGTGACGGACCCCAACCTCCAGGTCCTCGGCGAGGGAGTGGATCTGGTCATCCACGCCTCTGACGCGCAACTCGACGGCATGCCCGACGTGGTCCGCGAGATGCACGCGAAATCGGGTCTCACGGAAGAGGTACGCCGGTCCACGGTCACCCTGGAACAGGCCGAGGACCAGCTGCTCGACTACATCAGGACCTACGTGAAGGACCCGCGCACGGCGCCGCTGTGTGGCAACTCGATCGCCACCGACCGGGGTTTCCTCGCCCGCGACATGCCCCGCCTCGACGCCCACCTGCACTACCGCATGATCGATGTGTCGTCGATCAAGGAGCTGTGCCGCCGCTGGTACCCGCGGGTCTACTTCGGCCAGCCGGCCAAGGGCCTGGCCCACCGCGCCCTGGCCGACATCCGGGAGAGCATCCGGGAGCTCGAGTACTACCGCCGGACGATCTTCGTGCCCCTCCCGGGCCCCGACGTGGAGAGCGCGAAGGCGATCGCGGCCGAACTCTGA
- a CDS encoding glycosyltransferase 87 family protein, with protein sequence MRKINPGTARRIAVVTALTAAAVAFIWVYAARRDFFDLRIYVSALRWWADGHPLYDWAQPDRVQGELYFTYPPFAALLLRPFAAVPVGFTIGFFCVFTVAAVAVAAWWLTGPIAARRGLPRWLLAGLLFPVALAVEPTRETYFFGQINMLLILLILADFCHAVPRRWFWAGAGVGLATAIKLFPGIFILYFLVTRRWREAAVSAGTAVAATLLAAAVAPRDSWQFWTDSLFSTERVGRTDYTGNQSLQGLLARLVAPSDPGKAWWLLLVLVVTVVGMWRAARACRAGDDLSGVTLTGLVGALVSPITWPHHVFWFVPALVVLVDSGRRRDLALAGATLAVALYGVNTFIDWGVDPDPTRSVGDFLLRNLYVLAALSLIALLPARAGLDPPRKGQT encoded by the coding sequence ATGAGGAAGATCAACCCCGGCACCGCGCGGCGGATCGCCGTGGTGACCGCGCTCACCGCTGCGGCGGTCGCGTTCATCTGGGTGTACGCGGCCCGCCGCGACTTCTTCGACCTGCGCATCTATGTCAGCGCGCTGCGGTGGTGGGCCGACGGACATCCGCTGTACGACTGGGCGCAGCCCGACCGGGTCCAGGGTGAGCTCTACTTCACCTATCCGCCGTTCGCGGCGCTGCTGCTCCGGCCGTTCGCGGCCGTCCCGGTCGGCTTCACAATCGGGTTCTTCTGCGTGTTCACGGTCGCCGCGGTGGCGGTGGCGGCATGGTGGCTGACAGGGCCGATCGCCGCGCGCCGTGGGCTGCCGCGCTGGCTGCTGGCCGGGCTGCTGTTCCCGGTGGCGCTGGCCGTCGAGCCGACGCGGGAGACGTACTTCTTCGGTCAGATCAACATGCTCCTGATCCTGCTGATCCTGGCCGACTTCTGCCACGCGGTGCCGCGGCGCTGGTTCTGGGCCGGCGCCGGGGTCGGGCTGGCCACCGCGATCAAGCTGTTCCCCGGGATCTTCATCCTGTATTTCCTGGTCACCCGCCGCTGGCGCGAGGCCGCGGTGTCCGCGGGGACCGCCGTCGCGGCCACCCTGCTGGCGGCCGCCGTGGCGCCCCGGGACTCGTGGCAGTTCTGGACCGACTCGCTGTTCTCGACGGAGCGGGTGGGCCGCACCGACTACACGGGCAACCAGTCTTTGCAGGGCTTGCTAGCGCGGTTGGTGGCGCCTTCCGACCCCGGGAAGGCTTGGTGGCTGCTGCTGGTGCTGGTGGTCACGGTCGTCGGCATGTGGCGGGCGGCCCGGGCCTGTCGGGCGGGCGACGACCTGTCCGGCGTGACCTTGACCGGCCTGGTGGGGGCACTGGTCAGCCCGATCACGTGGCCGCACCACGTGTTCTGGTTCGTACCGGCGCTGGTCGTCCTGGTCGACTCGGGCCGGCGGCGCGACCTGGCCCTCGCCGGCGCGACGCTGGCGGTCGCCCTCTACGGCGTGAACACGTTCATCGACTGGGGCGTGGATCCGGACCCCACCCGGTCGGTGGGCGACTTCCTGCTGCGCAACCTGTACGTCCTGGCCGCGCTGTCGCTGATCGCCCTCCTACCGGCGCGGGCCGGCCTAGATCCGCCCAGAAAGGGACAGACCTAG
- a CDS encoding YcnI family protein, with protein MIRNRLAKAAALSVGAVVVALGIAGPAFAHVTVNPNSATQGGYGRVAFRVPNESDTASTTKLEVNLPEDAPVASVSTMPVPGWTVAVEKRTLSTPLEVHGSQVTEVVGKITWTASAGSEIKPGTFQEFPVSMGPLPEKDQMIFKALQTYSDGEVVRWIDEPVEGGEEPESPAPVLKLAKAADAAAGPTTGPTVSAVAASDSWSSSGAAVGLGIAGLVAGVLGLVLGGMAFIRTRRTSA; from the coding sequence ATGATCCGTAACCGGCTGGCCAAGGCCGCCGCCCTCAGCGTCGGCGCCGTCGTGGTCGCGCTCGGCATCGCCGGGCCCGCGTTCGCGCACGTCACCGTCAACCCGAACTCGGCTACCCAGGGCGGGTACGGGCGGGTGGCGTTCCGGGTGCCGAATGAGAGCGACACCGCGTCGACGACCAAGCTCGAGGTGAACCTGCCCGAGGACGCGCCGGTGGCGTCGGTGTCGACGATGCCGGTGCCGGGTTGGACGGTGGCGGTGGAGAAGCGCACGCTGTCGACGCCGCTGGAGGTGCACGGCAGCCAGGTGACCGAAGTGGTCGGGAAGATCACCTGGACGGCGTCCGCCGGGTCGGAGATCAAGCCGGGCACGTTCCAGGAGTTCCCGGTCTCGATGGGGCCGCTGCCCGAGAAGGATCAGATGATCTTCAAGGCGCTGCAGACCTATTCGGACGGTGAGGTCGTCCGGTGGATCGACGAGCCGGTCGAGGGTGGCGAGGAGCCGGAGAGCCCGGCGCCGGTGCTCAAGCTGGCCAAGGCGGCCGACGCGGCCGCCGGGCCCACGACCGGGCCGACCGTTTCGGCCGTCGCGGCGTCGGATTCGTGGTCGTCCTCGGGCGCCGCTGTCGGGCTGGGCATCGCCGGCCTGGTCGCCGGTGTGCTCGGGCTCGTGCTGGGCGGGATGGCGTTCATCCGGACCCGTCGTACGTCCGCGTAA
- a CDS encoding copper resistance protein CopC, with amino-acid sequence MNKVVSRLVVVAALVVGWAALFLAPAAPASAHAVLESTSPAANSIVPAAPPEVVLTFSEGVRQVPDKIHVVAPDGSRADTGQPIFADSSVTIPLKSGGANGTYLVNYRVISADSHPVAGAFTYSVGAPSAAPPTDTDAPAVEESTFLKIAFPVVKYLGYAGLVLLIGPALVLALLWPQRLSREAPSRLAWLGVGLIALSTLGDLFLQAPYTTGGGYFDGAALRDVLGSTFGTAHLIRLGVLAASAFLLRPLLSGRSGVADRALLVILGVVGLATWPLSGHSGASPVPAVSVVVDIAHIAGMAVWLGGLVMLVAFVFRQASPRELGVILPVWSRWAALAVTALFLAGVVQALIEVGTIKPLFTTAYGQLIIAKVVLFAVVLGVAALSRNVVRRRTAPDDPRPLRRLVLAEVMGIAVVLALSSVLVQTTPARTAAANATVGEQQPAYYSTMITTDSKLNLQVEVDPAKQGNNDIHLYAYTKDNQPQVVVEWKGTASLPSGGIEAIDIPLLGLAPTHASGAIQLPRPGQWELKFVVRISEIDQATVTATVPVQ; translated from the coding sequence GTGAACAAGGTCGTCTCGCGGCTCGTCGTCGTGGCCGCGCTGGTCGTCGGCTGGGCGGCCCTCTTCCTGGCGCCGGCCGCCCCGGCCAGCGCGCACGCCGTGCTGGAGAGCACCAGCCCCGCCGCCAACTCGATCGTCCCGGCCGCCCCGCCGGAGGTCGTGCTGACCTTCAGCGAGGGCGTCCGGCAGGTGCCGGACAAGATCCACGTGGTCGCGCCGGACGGCTCGCGGGCCGACACGGGCCAGCCGATCTTCGCCGACAGTTCGGTCACGATCCCGCTGAAGTCGGGCGGGGCCAACGGCACCTACCTGGTCAACTACCGGGTGATCTCGGCCGACAGCCATCCGGTCGCGGGCGCCTTCACCTACTCGGTCGGCGCTCCCTCGGCCGCGCCGCCGACCGACACCGACGCGCCGGCGGTCGAGGAGAGCACCTTCCTCAAGATCGCCTTCCCGGTCGTCAAATACCTCGGGTACGCCGGCCTGGTCCTGCTGATCGGCCCCGCGCTCGTGCTCGCGCTGCTCTGGCCCCAGCGGCTGTCGCGGGAGGCGCCGTCCCGCCTCGCCTGGCTGGGCGTGGGGCTGATCGCCCTGTCGACGCTCGGCGACCTGTTCCTCCAGGCGCCTTACACGACGGGCGGCGGCTACTTCGACGGCGCGGCGCTGCGGGACGTCCTCGGCAGCACGTTCGGCACCGCCCACCTGATCCGGCTCGGTGTGCTGGCGGCGTCGGCGTTCCTGCTCCGCCCGCTGCTGTCCGGCCGCAGCGGCGTCGCCGACCGCGCGCTGCTGGTGATCCTCGGCGTCGTGGGCCTGGCCACCTGGCCGCTCTCCGGCCACTCGGGCGCGTCACCGGTGCCGGCGGTCTCGGTCGTGGTCGACATCGCGCACATCGCCGGCATGGCCGTCTGGCTCGGCGGACTGGTCATGCTGGTCGCGTTCGTGTTCCGCCAGGCGTCGCCACGCGAGCTCGGCGTGATCCTGCCCGTCTGGTCGCGCTGGGCCGCGCTCGCGGTGACGGCGCTGTTCCTGGCGGGCGTCGTGCAGGCGCTGATCGAGGTGGGGACGATCAAACCCCTGTTCACGACGGCGTACGGGCAGCTGATCATCGCCAAGGTCGTGCTCTTCGCCGTGGTGCTCGGGGTGGCCGCGCTGTCCCGCAACGTCGTGCGGAGGCGGACCGCGCCGGACGACCCGCGGCCGCTGCGCCGGCTCGTACTCGCCGAGGTCATGGGCATCGCGGTCGTGCTCGCGCTGTCGTCGGTGCTCGTGCAGACCACCCCGGCCCGCACCGCCGCGGCCAACGCGACCGTCGGGGAACAGCAGCCCGCGTACTACTCCACCATGATCACTACCGACTCGAAGCTCAACCTGCAGGTCGAGGTCGACCCGGCCAAGCAGGGCAACAACGACATCCACCTGTACGCGTACACGAAGGACAACCAACCGCAGGTGGTCGTCGAGTGGAAGGGCACCGCGTCGCTGCCCTCCGGTGGCATCGAGGCCATCGACATCCCGCTGCTCGGGCTCGCGCCCACGCACGCCAGCGGCGCCATCCAGCTGCCCCGCCCCGGGCAGTGGGAGCTCAAGTTCGTCGTCCGGATTTCCGAGATCGACCAGGCCACGGTGACCGCCACCGTGCCCGTCCAGTAG
- a CDS encoding zf-HC2 domain-containing protein — MCEHVRAALSARLDGEAVPVSTAEIDAHTATCTGCQAWSASAERLDRLVKADPAPVPDLTAGVLAAVAADRGRSSASAERRQVLRIMVGVLAAAQLVSAVPALFGNGLGAHATREMACFDVALAVGFALAALRPERARALVPVALVLALCLAVTSAVDVAGGRAAALHEIGHLAAVIQAAALWALGSPRNASLTTATAAGRG; from the coding sequence ATGTGCGAGCACGTCCGGGCCGCGCTGTCAGCGCGGCTCGATGGGGAGGCGGTGCCGGTCTCCACCGCGGAGATCGACGCGCACACCGCCACCTGCACCGGCTGCCAGGCCTGGTCGGCCAGCGCGGAACGCCTCGACCGGCTGGTCAAGGCCGATCCCGCGCCCGTGCCCGACCTGACCGCCGGCGTGCTCGCCGCGGTGGCCGCCGACCGCGGCCGGTCCAGCGCCTCGGCCGAGCGCCGCCAGGTGCTCCGGATCATGGTCGGCGTGCTCGCCGCCGCCCAGCTCGTCTCCGCCGTGCCGGCGCTGTTCGGCAACGGCCTCGGCGCGCACGCGACGCGGGAGATGGCCTGCTTCGACGTCGCCCTCGCGGTCGGGTTCGCCCTCGCCGCCCTGCGGCCGGAGCGCGCCCGGGCCCTCGTACCCGTCGCTCTGGTGCTCGCCCTCTGCCTCGCCGTCACCAGCGCCGTCGACGTCGCCGGCGGCCGGGCCGCCGCCCTGCACGAGATCGGCCACCTGGCCGCCGTCATCCAGGCCGCCGCGCTGTGGGCGCTCGGCTCGCCGCGCAACGCCTCGTTGACCACCGCGACCGCGGCAGGTCGCGGGTGA
- a CDS encoding sigma-70 family RNA polymerase sigma factor: MIPAQRAPAATLATATGADAATRWALAARGGDPAAQAAFVRATQTEVWRLAAALVDPDAADDLAQETYLRAFRSLPDFEGRSSARTWLLGITRRVCADHLRSVVRRRRLRSRLQAHPEPERSLMAAAEPDPAVRFDSAELLRRLPADRRGAFVLTQLIGLSYTEAAEVEGVPVGTIRSRVARARAELVAVLDEAGAG, encoded by the coding sequence GTGATCCCCGCCCAGCGTGCGCCCGCGGCGACGCTTGCCACCGCGACCGGCGCCGATGCGGCGACCCGGTGGGCGCTGGCCGCGCGCGGTGGCGATCCGGCGGCTCAGGCGGCCTTCGTCCGTGCGACGCAGACCGAGGTCTGGCGGCTCGCGGCGGCGCTGGTCGATCCGGACGCGGCCGACGACCTGGCCCAGGAGACCTACCTGCGGGCGTTCCGGTCACTTCCGGACTTCGAGGGACGATCCAGCGCGCGCACCTGGCTGCTCGGCATCACCCGCCGGGTCTGCGCCGACCATCTCCGCTCCGTCGTGCGGCGCCGCCGGCTGCGCTCGCGCCTGCAGGCGCACCCGGAGCCCGAGCGCTCGCTGATGGCCGCCGCCGAGCCGGACCCGGCCGTGCGCTTCGACAGCGCGGAATTGTTGCGCCGGCTGCCCGCCGACCGCCGCGGCGCATTCGTGCTCACCCAGCTCATCGGCCTCTCCTACACCGAGGCGGCCGAGGTCGAAGGCGTGCCCGTCGGCACGATCCGGTCGCGGGTCGCCCGCGCCCGGGCCGAGCTGGTGGCGGTGCTGGACGAGGCGGGCGCCGGCTGA
- a CDS encoding MauE/DoxX family redox-associated membrane protein — MSVTTLTSGVSWPGIRPWLGTLVRLGLAAVWLFAGAAKVGDLAGSGRAVNAYQVMPFEVAKVIGAALPFVEIALGVLLVLGLATRAAAAISSALLLVFIAGISSAWARGLSIDCGCFGSGGQLAAGQSPSYAPEIARDIGFLVLAAFLLVWPRTRLSVDRWLES; from the coding sequence ATGAGCGTGACAACGTTGACCAGTGGCGTGTCCTGGCCGGGCATCCGCCCGTGGCTGGGCACCCTCGTGCGGCTGGGTCTGGCGGCGGTCTGGCTGTTCGCCGGCGCCGCCAAGGTGGGTGACCTCGCCGGCTCGGGGCGCGCGGTCAACGCGTACCAGGTGATGCCCTTCGAAGTTGCCAAGGTCATCGGGGCCGCCCTGCCGTTCGTCGAGATCGCCCTCGGCGTGCTGCTCGTGCTCGGCCTCGCGACCCGCGCGGCCGCCGCCATCTCGTCCGCGCTGCTCCTGGTCTTCATCGCCGGCATCTCGTCCGCGTGGGCACGCGGACTGTCCATCGACTGCGGTTGCTTCGGCTCGGGGGGCCAACTCGCCGCGGGTCAGAGTCCCAGTTACGCGCCCGAGATCGCGCGCGACATCGGTTTCCTGGTCCTGGCCGCATTCCTCCTCGTCTGGCCCCGCACGCGGTTGTCCGTCGACAGGTGGCTGGAGAGCTGA
- a CDS encoding thioredoxin domain-containing protein produces the protein MSKRQDRKSAAKVVRKQLAAERRRKRTMWVSIAAVAVLVIAGLIGWGVYQSQRSDAGPLVAPASATTTTGPTVGSGPVQVKIYEDFICPFCKQFEESSGSAINDLVNQGRITVTYNTVAFLDPASTTEYSTRSAAAAGCAADAGKFLDYHNALYAQQPAEGTAGLSDSQLISIGTGLGIDEGSFSQCVNSGRFEPWVASVTDAASRAGVSGTPTVLVNDKVVQNPTADSLVAAVNAA, from the coding sequence ATGAGCAAGCGTCAAGACCGCAAGAGCGCGGCCAAGGTCGTCCGCAAGCAGCTCGCGGCGGAGCGCCGCCGCAAGCGCACGATGTGGGTGTCGATCGCCGCGGTGGCCGTACTGGTGATCGCCGGGCTGATCGGGTGGGGGGTCTACCAGAGCCAGCGATCCGACGCCGGTCCGCTCGTCGCGCCGGCCTCGGCCACGACGACGACCGGTCCGACGGTCGGCAGCGGCCCCGTCCAGGTCAAGATCTACGAGGACTTCATCTGCCCGTTCTGCAAGCAGTTCGAGGAGAGCAGCGGGTCCGCGATCAACGACCTGGTCAACCAGGGCCGGATCACGGTCACCTACAACACGGTGGCGTTCCTGGATCCCGCGTCGACCACTGAGTACTCGACCCGCTCGGCGGCCGCCGCCGGGTGCGCCGCCGACGCCGGCAAGTTCTTGGACTACCACAACGCGTTGTACGCACAGCAGCCCGCCGAGGGCACGGCGGGGCTTTCTGACAGCCAGCTGATCTCGATCGGCACCGGGCTCGGCATCGACGAGGGCAGCTTCAGCCAGTGCGTCAACTCGGGCCGCTTCGAGCCGTGGGTCGCCTCCGTGACCGACGCGGCGTCGCGGGCCGGCGTGTCCGGCACACCGACCGTCCTGGTCAACGACAAGGTCGTCCAGAACCCGACGGCGGACTCGCTCGTCGCGGCCGTGAACGCGGCCTGA